Proteins from one Erysipelothrix larvae genomic window:
- a CDS encoding BglG family transcription antiterminator: protein MNIIKKLYYSVTPISTEMLCSSLNVSLRTIRYDMAQVKEILAEIDVELIVKSGVGYTVLNRDKSKLSSIFAFDLSEEEIDERTFRKNTIILTLLVQRRPLSLTQLAHSVYISESSTSKCVHEINEDIKASGCVIEASNMGYMIVGLEHQLRILMTEKIMETISTHYNLLDYYDVLPKQIKQQVSPERFKVIILILDRVNHQFHVWLSQHSFMKLISAIITLEIRINLGFRDNGSQTFDHVAFKSERHYCEFLFEHLFTTCHEESEVWGFISFLVDEGIVVISEEGNTSHVSHILVDEIIEYLIHHNYPIDPLPLADDLRKHINGSIKRQRVVLAKDFNPLLNQVKQQHAEQFELAKRINENVIQKSPYAYAVSEDELSFIAIYLYKNWLKKPELNHPKVYVACASSRGVSKLLETRIKHVFPQIEVLGTLTINQMLNKKRYQDADFIISTIPVKDISIPVIHVTQLLNIKDIEQIQRLLNYGIVSRVMPNTSKQSLGEFLEKQFQASNANTYISVEKLSSVILNILDVLMSLDEKYGVNDQKILGILIHCILAIPRWIESKEVHDAFVMKALDDIETNHNVVYIQFEQVFDLIEQELGVLLNIQERMSFFDYIIERKDGQ from the coding sequence ATGAACATTATTAAGAAGCTCTACTATTCAGTCACACCGATCAGTACTGAAATGTTGTGTTCGTCATTGAATGTGAGCCTTCGTACGATTCGATATGATATGGCACAAGTTAAAGAGATCTTGGCTGAAATTGATGTTGAACTGATTGTGAAAAGTGGGGTTGGGTATACGGTGTTAAACCGTGACAAGTCAAAACTCTCTTCAATCTTCGCTTTTGACCTATCCGAAGAAGAAATTGATGAGCGAACCTTTCGTAAAAATACGATTATATTAACCTTACTTGTTCAGCGAAGACCCCTAAGTTTAACCCAACTTGCTCACAGTGTATACATCAGTGAATCATCAACCTCAAAATGTGTCCATGAGATTAATGAAGACATTAAGGCATCAGGGTGTGTGATTGAGGCCAGTAATATGGGATATATGATTGTGGGATTGGAACATCAACTGCGCATCTTGATGACTGAGAAGATCATGGAAACCATCAGCACGCACTACAATCTTTTGGACTATTATGATGTGTTGCCAAAGCAGATTAAACAACAAGTCAGCCCAGAGCGATTCAAAGTGATTATTTTAATCCTAGACCGTGTGAATCATCAATTTCATGTGTGGCTAAGCCAACACTCATTTATGAAACTAATCTCAGCAATTATAACACTTGAGATTCGGATCAATTTAGGATTTAGAGATAACGGTTCACAAACATTCGATCACGTTGCATTTAAATCAGAACGTCACTATTGTGAGTTTCTTTTTGAACACTTATTTACGACATGTCATGAGGAATCAGAAGTATGGGGGTTTATTTCGTTTCTTGTTGATGAGGGGATTGTGGTAATTAGTGAAGAAGGGAATACGTCGCATGTGAGTCATATCTTAGTGGATGAGATTATTGAGTATCTGATCCACCATAATTATCCAATTGACCCACTACCGCTTGCTGATGACTTGCGCAAGCATATCAACGGTTCAATCAAAAGACAGCGCGTCGTATTAGCCAAAGACTTTAATCCACTGCTTAACCAAGTTAAACAACAGCATGCAGAACAATTTGAACTGGCAAAACGGATTAATGAAAACGTGATTCAAAAATCACCCTATGCGTATGCAGTCAGTGAAGATGAACTCAGTTTTATCGCAATTTATCTTTACAAGAACTGGTTGAAAAAACCGGAATTAAACCATCCAAAGGTGTATGTTGCCTGTGCTTCAAGTCGAGGGGTATCCAAACTTCTTGAAACACGGATTAAGCATGTATTTCCCCAAATTGAAGTTTTGGGAACCTTAACCATCAATCAAATGTTGAATAAGAAACGGTATCAAGATGCTGACTTTATCATCTCTACCATTCCTGTCAAAGACATTTCGATTCCGGTGATTCATGTAACCCAGCTCTTAAATATTAAAGATATCGAGCAAATTCAACGCCTATTGAATTATGGCATTGTATCGCGTGTGATGCCAAATACATCCAAACAAAGCTTGGGCGAATTTCTTGAGAAGCAATTTCAAGCTTCCAATGCAAATACCTATATCAGCGTTGAAAAACTCTCATCGGTAATCTTGAATATTTTGGATGTATTAATGTCATTGGATGAAAAATATGGAGTCAACGATCAAAAAATACTGGGCATCTTAATTCACTGTATCCTCGCTATACCCCGTTGGATCGAATCAAAAGAAGTCCATGACGCGTTTGTTATGAAAGCACTGGATGACATTGAAACCAATCACAACGTTGTCTATATTCAATTTGAACAAGTCTTTGATTTGATTGAACAAGAACTGGGCGTGCTTTTAAATATCCAAGAACGAATGAGTTTTTTTGATTATATTATTGAAAGGAAAGACGGACAATGA
- a CDS encoding SFCGS family glycine-rich protein: MKRPIVVIGHRMGKGQNTAKGIEDAGGTAIVVEGMAADMKLGDAMKEHNADFGISFCGSGGAGAITASNKYGYKAKHHLRTNEAGVTAINEGVEVLGFGFMDTESLGSDLAKAWIKRNDS; this comes from the coding sequence ATGAAACGACCAATCGTAGTTATTGGACACCGTATGGGAAAAGGTCAAAATACTGCCAAAGGCATTGAAGATGCTGGGGGAACTGCTATTGTAGTTGAAGGAATGGCAGCAGACATGAAGCTTGGCGATGCAATGAAGGAACACAACGCTGACTTTGGTATCTCATTTTGTGGGTCAGGGGGAGCTGGAGCAATTACTGCAAGTAACAAATATGGTTACAAAGCAAAACATCACTTAAGAACCAATGAAGCAGGCGTTACCGCAATCAATGAAGGCGTCGAAGTATTGGGCTTTGGATTTATGGATACTGAATCTTTAGGAAGTGATTTAGCGAAAGCTTGGATCAAACGAAATGACTCATAA
- a CDS encoding DUF4310 family protein, with the protein MKEKFEAFLEKDIAFILLLALASAGVVGATSMYLTHGVGLTNEIYIAEFLDQGKSTGAYDAALAFSSAFLIARILEGPLVGILDIGGSLMTGIGVGIPAILLTSNMGFLIDSFILAILSGFVIGGSIGALIILIRKFTPTNSLGTATSIMIGAGNKTGDALGPLVILSAVAYGPFIGIGSVIGSLVFYKIHKPIVGGAILGAIIMAAFNVLVGIPLPVVS; encoded by the coding sequence ATGAAAGAAAAATTTGAAGCATTCTTAGAAAAAGATATCGCCTTTATTTTACTGCTCGCACTGGCATCAGCTGGTGTTGTTGGGGCTACAAGTATGTATTTAACACATGGCGTAGGACTCACAAACGAGATCTATATTGCGGAGTTTTTAGATCAAGGAAAGAGTACAGGTGCCTATGATGCTGCACTCGCATTCTCTTCTGCATTTCTGATTGCCCGCATTCTTGAAGGGCCACTTGTCGGAATTTTAGATATTGGGGGATCCTTAATGACCGGTATTGGTGTTGGGATTCCAGCAATCTTACTGACTTCTAATATGGGATTTTTAATTGATAGTTTTATCCTCGCAATCTTATCTGGGTTTGTGATTGGCGGGAGTATTGGTGCACTCATTATTTTGATTCGTAAGTTTACACCCACAAACTCCTTAGGAACAGCAACTTCAATCATGATCGGTGCTGGAAATAAAACCGGAGACGCATTAGGGCCTCTTGTAATCCTGAGTGCAGTTGCCTATGGACCATTTATTGGGATTGGCTCTGTCATTGGTTCACTGGTCTTCTATAAGATTCACAAACCAATTGTTGGGGGTGCAATCTTAGGTGCGATTATTATGGCTGCATTCAATGTACTCGTTGGTATTCCACTCCCTGTTGTAAGCTAA
- a CDS encoding patatin-like phospholipase family protein yields the protein MSKTALVLEGGALRTFYTMGVLDALLEANIEFDYVCGVSGGALCAISYLSKQHGRTVRLNQEFLHDKRYRGFSSLLKNKSYFNIGFLMSQAVEAKYPLDYDAYITSDAQFDCVITNTHTGKPEYHAKPTREAFDRIVATASVPYLSKMVPIGNHLYLDGGIGDPIPYIRARELGYDRIVVVLTQDETYHKKAPSHAEKAITKLFYHGYPHLMDTINSRYQAYNTVRDKLKNDQAHDDVYIIAPSKPVEVSRFETNNQKLKALYDVGYTETMDQVEAIKKYCMQQ from the coding sequence ATGAGTAAAACAGCATTAGTGCTTGAAGGTGGTGCACTGAGAACCTTTTATACAATGGGCGTTTTAGATGCGCTCCTTGAAGCAAATATTGAGTTTGATTATGTATGTGGTGTATCAGGTGGTGCATTATGTGCCATCAGTTATCTTTCAAAACAACACGGTCGAACGGTACGTTTAAATCAAGAATTTCTCCATGATAAACGATACCGAGGCTTTTCAAGTCTATTAAAAAACAAGTCATACTTCAATATTGGATTTCTCATGAGTCAAGCAGTTGAAGCAAAATATCCACTCGATTATGATGCATATATTACCAGTGATGCACAGTTTGATTGTGTCATTACAAATACACACACAGGCAAGCCAGAATATCATGCGAAGCCAACACGCGAAGCATTTGATCGTATTGTCGCAACTGCAAGTGTCCCTTATCTATCTAAGATGGTTCCAATTGGAAATCATCTTTATTTAGACGGCGGAATTGGTGATCCAATTCCTTACATCAGAGCGCGCGAACTGGGGTATGATCGCATTGTTGTGGTGCTTACACAAGATGAAACCTATCATAAGAAAGCACCATCACACGCAGAGAAAGCCATCACGAAACTTTTTTATCATGGATACCCACACCTGATGGATACCATAAACTCACGCTATCAAGCATATAATACGGTTCGTGATAAACTCAAAAATGATCAAGCTCATGATGATGTGTATATCATTGCACCTTCAAAACCCGTTGAAGTATCTCGGTTTGAAACCAACAATCAAAAACTTAAAGCACTCTATGACGTTGGTTACACTGAAACAATGGACCAAGTTGAAGCGATTAAAAAATATTGCATGCAACAATGA
- a CDS encoding DUF3658 domain-containing protein, whose protein sequence is MLDIVFNDSFHASLAIKTRNANKDPENIIGLGHFLDLGDISETFDSNQRLNSLKELFSIYSFTDEDVEAMFSDRIKGREKLFKHIRQHDLLQVWVDNTPETWCGLYHLCYVLQNQSYTLRVNRLETNVKYNVTYGSWREVNVESIDDMIGHTEILNESTKEVMAQQWETLAAENANLRVIINGMLMSVRDDFYDFLIDKWTPEGPFAIAELIGRIIGNEMPGIRDVWLFHRIQHHLETHTFRLVQKQAQVSFDDSPFMDIIELV, encoded by the coding sequence ATGTTAGATATTGTATTTAATGATAGTTTTCATGCTTCGCTTGCCATAAAAACACGAAATGCAAATAAAGATCCAGAGAACATTATTGGACTGGGACATTTCTTAGACTTAGGCGATATTAGCGAAACATTTGATTCAAACCAACGACTCAATAGCCTCAAAGAACTCTTTTCAATTTATTCATTCACTGATGAAGATGTAGAGGCAATGTTTTCAGATCGCATTAAGGGGCGAGAAAAACTCTTCAAACACATCCGACAGCACGATCTCTTACAAGTATGGGTGGATAATACGCCAGAAACTTGGTGTGGTCTGTATCATCTTTGTTATGTATTACAAAACCAATCCTACACACTCAGAGTTAATCGACTTGAAACCAATGTAAAATATAATGTTACGTATGGTTCATGGCGCGAAGTGAATGTTGAATCAATTGATGATATGATCGGACACACTGAAATACTGAATGAATCGACAAAAGAAGTCATGGCGCAACAGTGGGAAACACTCGCAGCTGAAAATGCGAACCTCAGAGTGATTATCAATGGGATGTTGATGTCTGTAAGGGATGATTTCTATGATTTTTTAATTGATAAATGGACACCAGAAGGACCGTTTGCGATTGCAGAATTGATAGGTCGCATAATTGGAAATGAAATGCCAGGAATTCGTGATGTTTGGCTCTTTCATCGGATTCAACATCATCTTGAAACCCATACGTTTCGCCTTGTTCAAAAACAGGCTCAAGTATCCTTTGATGACTCACCGTTTATGGATATCATTGAATTAGTTTAA
- a CDS encoding M20 metallopeptidase family protein, translating into MNTIIMNEVKEIAKTLIPCRRHLHENPELGLECLNTRDYVAQKLTEMGYDVTHIGHAGLCTTIGNKKTPVFLLRADMDALPIIENTNLEFKSKIDGRMHACGHDMHTTMLLGAAQYFKNHEDEINGTIKLMFQPGEETMQGAKDMIEHGVLQNPTPDAGMMVHVMTGVPLDIGTLVFMPHGPCMASVDWFDIKIQGKGGHGSSPYLGMDPLLPATAILQTLQTIQSRELPPNALVSLTVGALNGPQTSNVINDDVTLGGTIRTYNEKHRSFIKERIVEIADHIAKAYRCTAEITFPVGAPYLKSSKVVSDCAYQALKPIVGDTGVIAPQRPEIPVMGSEDFAYISHEIPVTSVMIVASDARTENDYPLHHPSVTLDEDAIAYGILTYTQTALNWLNNNA; encoded by the coding sequence TTAATACCATGTCGAAGACATCTTCACGAAAACCCTGAATTAGGTCTTGAGTGTTTAAACACACGTGATTATGTCGCACAAAAACTCACTGAAATGGGTTATGATGTCACACACATTGGACATGCGGGACTCTGTACAACCATTGGAAATAAAAAAACTCCCGTATTTTTACTGCGTGCAGATATGGATGCTTTACCGATTATAGAAAATACAAACTTGGAATTTAAGTCGAAGATTGACGGACGCATGCATGCATGTGGTCATGATATGCATACAACCATGCTTTTAGGTGCAGCACAATACTTTAAAAATCATGAGGATGAAATCAATGGAACCATTAAACTCATGTTCCAACCTGGTGAAGAAACAATGCAAGGCGCAAAAGATATGATTGAACATGGCGTGCTTCAAAATCCAACACCGGATGCAGGCATGATGGTTCATGTAATGACGGGTGTTCCACTAGATATTGGAACCCTTGTGTTCATGCCACATGGTCCTTGTATGGCATCGGTGGATTGGTTTGATATAAAAATTCAAGGCAAAGGTGGCCATGGATCATCTCCTTATTTAGGGATGGACCCACTCCTTCCCGCAACCGCAATCCTGCAAACACTTCAAACCATCCAATCACGTGAACTTCCACCCAATGCACTGGTCTCACTTACTGTCGGTGCACTAAATGGCCCTCAAACATCCAATGTCATCAATGATGATGTAACCTTGGGAGGAACCATTCGAACCTATAATGAAAAACATAGATCCTTTATCAAAGAACGGATCGTTGAAATTGCAGACCATATTGCGAAAGCATACCGATGCACAGCAGAAATTACATTCCCAGTCGGAGCACCTTATCTCAAATCATCCAAGGTTGTCAGTGATTGTGCGTATCAAGCCCTAAAACCCATCGTAGGTGATACAGGGGTCATCGCACCACAGCGTCCAGAAATCCCCGTGATGGGATCTGAAGATTTCGCTTATATCAGTCATGAAATCCCAGTAACAAGTGTCATGATTGTCGCAAGTGATGCCCGCACTGAAAACGATTATCCATTACACCATCCATCCGTAACCCTTGATGAAGATGCCATTGCGTATGGAATTCTCACCTATACTCAAACAGCACTCAATTGGCTAAACAATAACGCATAA
- a CDS encoding amidohydrolase/deacetylase family metallohydrolase, translated as MRTLITNCVLVDQTHPLHKCQVNILVKDDVIESITQEPCTDFDTVIDAKGGYVSPGWIDIHVHCFQDTTDLGVEADRIGVKTGVVCVIDAGSSGSDTIDTFYNQVKDKQTIVKAWINIAKSGLIDRFELKDPDNVDIDATIAKIQAYDDFVVGIKVRASGSVMGEDTVTPFLKAHTVSNTTNRPIMVHFGNNPPTIHEVLKQMREDDVLTHCFHGKPNNILDGLHIKDLVLDKRKEGVLYDVGHGQDSFSFTIAKQAMSNNFEPDSISTDIHKYNVETPVGSLAGVMTKFLNMGYSLENVVHLVTLGAANNAKLKGFGMLKDGVKAHLTFFEVETVDTTAVDSNNESIQIHKQITPKGCMISGVYTEVH; from the coding sequence ATGCGCACACTCATCACAAACTGTGTTCTTGTGGATCAAACACATCCACTTCATAAGTGTCAAGTAAACATACTTGTGAAGGATGATGTCATTGAATCCATCACACAAGAACCATGTACAGATTTCGACACAGTGATCGATGCAAAAGGGGGCTATGTCAGCCCTGGTTGGATTGATATCCATGTGCATTGTTTCCAAGATACGACAGACTTAGGAGTGGAAGCAGACCGTATCGGAGTAAAAACAGGTGTCGTTTGTGTCATTGATGCAGGATCCAGTGGATCGGATACAATTGATACATTCTACAATCAAGTAAAAGACAAACAAACAATTGTGAAAGCATGGATCAACATTGCGAAATCAGGACTCATTGATCGTTTTGAACTGAAGGATCCTGACAATGTAGATATTGATGCGACAATTGCGAAGATTCAAGCCTATGATGATTTTGTAGTGGGCATCAAAGTACGAGCATCCGGTAGTGTAATGGGCGAAGATACTGTGACACCATTTCTTAAGGCGCACACAGTGTCAAACACAACCAATCGTCCCATTATGGTTCACTTTGGAAACAACCCACCTACCATTCATGAGGTGCTCAAACAAATGCGTGAAGACGATGTGTTAACCCATTGCTTCCATGGCAAACCAAACAATATCTTGGATGGTTTGCATATCAAGGACCTTGTGCTTGATAAACGCAAAGAAGGGGTTCTATACGATGTTGGACACGGTCAAGATAGCTTTAGTTTCACGATTGCGAAACAAGCCATGTCCAATAATTTTGAACCCGATAGCATTAGCACAGACATTCATAAGTACAATGTTGAAACACCGGTCGGTTCTTTAGCAGGTGTTATGACGAAGTTTCTAAATATGGGCTATAGTCTTGAGAATGTGGTTCATCTTGTGACATTGGGTGCTGCAAATAATGCGAAACTTAAAGGGTTTGGAATGCTAAAAGACGGTGTGAAAGCACACCTAACATTCTTTGAAGTGGAAACTGTAGATACAACTGCAGTCGATTCCAACAATGAATCCATCCAAATCCACAAACAAATTACACCAAAAGGTTGTATGATTTCAGGAGTATATACGGAGGTACACTAA
- a CDS encoding DUF4311 domain-containing protein produces MIEFEIIIKAIIVGALSGGAIAAGAARMFRAPEIQGMGAFRTLGEMNACNGDSVSHFSFGLGFFITSAASAIGTGALTQDILHRVIPNWTAAVINLNKKKDYTKTISSNLIVGAIIGASVFVFLTTASGLVPKNIAEVAGNILAPASTNMINIVMPLIFLWAALDAGQTVGAYALVLAGVMQMISGNSLPGIIFGILAGTLAQEKGTKDKSFRLMLAVIVIMICMIAYFRGFHKTILGLF; encoded by the coding sequence ATGATAGAGTTTGAAATTATTATAAAAGCAATTATCGTCGGTGCACTATCAGGTGGCGCAATCGCTGCGGGTGCTGCACGTATGTTTAGAGCCCCTGAAATACAAGGGATGGGAGCATTTAGAACATTAGGAGAAATGAATGCATGTAATGGAGACTCTGTTTCACACTTCTCCTTTGGTCTTGGATTCTTTATTACTTCTGCTGCTTCAGCAATCGGAACAGGGGCATTAACACAAGATATCTTACACCGTGTGATTCCAAACTGGACTGCAGCTGTTATCAACTTAAATAAGAAAAAGGACTACACGAAAACCATCAGTTCAAATCTTATTGTTGGTGCAATAATTGGTGCCAGTGTCTTTGTTTTCTTAACAACTGCATCAGGTCTTGTACCCAAGAATATTGCGGAAGTAGCGGGGAATATTTTGGCCCCTGCATCCACCAACATGATTAACATCGTGATGCCACTGATCTTTCTATGGGCAGCACTTGATGCTGGACAAACTGTTGGTGCTTATGCACTTGTCCTTGCAGGTGTTATGCAGATGATATCTGGAAACTCTCTACCGGGTATAATCTTTGGAATTCTTGCAGGAACCTTAGCGCAAGAAAAAGGAACGAAAGACAAATCATTCAGACTCATGCTTGCAGTTATCGTGATTATGATTTGTATGATTGCGTACTTCCGTGGCTTCCATAAGACAATTCTTGGTCTATTTTAA
- a CDS encoding DUF4312 family protein: MTHNHLVEDHLVMHVKGHGASQHSAVEDAFKSMRLELQTLIKDPIISVSADAIEVKNIQKTQAKEAFLYFFFKRIVDSYALELNIHLTVKYLNIGGE, translated from the coding sequence ATGACTCATAATCATCTTGTTGAAGATCACTTAGTGATGCATGTCAAAGGACATGGAGCATCCCAACACAGTGCTGTTGAAGATGCGTTTAAGTCAATGCGCCTTGAACTGCAAACGCTGATTAAAGATCCAATTATCAGTGTGAGTGCTGATGCAATTGAAGTTAAGAACATTCAAAAAACGCAAGCGAAGGAAGCGTTCTTATATTTCTTTTTTAAACGGATTGTGGATTCATACGCACTTGAATTGAACATTCACTTAACAGTCAAATACTTAAATATAGGAGGCGAGTAA
- a CDS encoding Cof-type HAD-IIB family hydrolase produces MQNIKIIFFDVDGTLIDIHTKTMSPKTEEALLKLQANGIKLCIATGRPLSKVPRFDNIQFDAYLTFNGSYCSTETDIIYHQPIPKTDVLKIVENAQAINRPVSVATIHKSGANGRDQALIDYYAISEQTVDIAEDFDAMIQEDIYQIMLGLDPHQYDDLLKDVEGAQITAWWDCAVDVIPKGGSKAVGVREILNYFNLTTQESMAFGDGTNDVEMLQAVGVGVAMGNATDNVKAIADDVCEPVDQEGIYQYCMNHNLI; encoded by the coding sequence ATGCAGAACATAAAAATTATCTTTTTTGATGTCGATGGGACATTAATCGACATCCATACAAAAACAATGTCACCAAAAACAGAAGAGGCACTATTAAAACTTCAAGCCAATGGAATCAAACTATGCATCGCAACGGGAAGACCGTTATCTAAAGTACCACGTTTTGATAATATCCAATTTGATGCTTATCTCACGTTCAATGGGTCATATTGTTCAACAGAAACTGACATCATATACCATCAACCCATTCCAAAAACAGATGTTTTAAAAATTGTAGAGAATGCTCAGGCAATTAATCGCCCCGTTTCAGTTGCGACTATCCATAAAAGTGGAGCAAATGGCCGTGACCAAGCGCTGATTGACTACTATGCAATATCAGAACAAACCGTTGATATCGCTGAGGATTTTGATGCAATGATCCAAGAAGACATCTATCAAATTATGTTAGGACTAGATCCACACCAATACGATGATTTACTCAAAGACGTAGAGGGAGCTCAAATTACTGCATGGTGGGATTGTGCAGTAGATGTCATTCCTAAGGGTGGCAGTAAAGCAGTGGGTGTTCGCGAAATATTGAACTATTTTAACCTAACAACCCAGGAATCAATGGCCTTTGGTGATGGTACCAACGATGTAGAAATGCTCCAAGCAGTTGGGGTCGGTGTTGCGATGGGTAATGCTACGGATAATGTTAAAGCCATCGCAGATGATGTATGTGAACCGGTCGATCAAGAGGGTATTTACCAATACTGTATGAACCATAATCTTATCTAA
- a CDS encoding Cof-type HAD-IIB family hydrolase — protein sequence MERLTEVKFIIADIDGTIVNEARDLTPKTKEILQAMNKQGILFGIASGRPVDEVSRTVHNWDLGFEADCYIGMNGAELFDLQTQKQYDYYILKKEWIKEIIDLMKPFSQEPYIYSHGVIKCVEDNLQISKSAQHAHKDVIVVEDISELYEEDNGKVMFRLDENKMAEVEAHFEALNLEHYKAFKTQPTLIEFANRKVSKAYALHKFCEMRGIAIEHVAAFGDTSNDNDMLEASGIGVCLKNGTDDTKAIADYITQLTNEEDGFADFVAQYILN from the coding sequence ATGGAACGACTCACAGAAGTAAAGTTTATAATTGCTGATATTGACGGAACAATCGTTAATGAAGCACGTGATTTAACCCCGAAAACAAAGGAAATACTCCAAGCAATGAATAAGCAGGGGATTTTATTTGGTATTGCCTCAGGAAGACCCGTTGATGAGGTATCAAGAACGGTTCACAATTGGGATTTAGGATTTGAAGCAGATTGCTATATCGGCATGAACGGAGCAGAACTCTTTGATTTACAAACACAAAAACAATACGATTACTACATTTTAAAAAAAGAATGGATCAAGGAAATCATTGATCTCATGAAACCATTCAGTCAAGAACCATATATTTATTCACACGGTGTGATTAAATGTGTTGAGGATAATTTACAAATCAGTAAGTCTGCTCAACATGCTCATAAAGATGTGATTGTTGTCGAAGATATTTCTGAACTGTATGAAGAAGATAATGGAAAAGTCATGTTTAGACTGGATGAAAACAAAATGGCAGAAGTTGAAGCACACTTTGAAGCCTTGAATCTTGAACACTATAAAGCATTCAAAACACAACCAACACTGATTGAGTTTGCTAATCGAAAAGTCTCAAAAGCTTATGCACTGCATAAATTTTGCGAGATGCGCGGGATTGCAATCGAACACGTTGCTGCCTTTGGAGATACATCGAATGACAACGATATGCTAGAAGCCAGTGGTATTGGAGTGTGTTTAAAAAATGGAACGGATGATACAAAAGCAATCGCCGACTACATTACTCAACTTACCAACGAAGAAGATGGGTTTGCTGATTTTGTAGCACAATACATTCTAAACTAG